The region ATGGCATCGAGCGGTCGAATGCGACTTCGTGCCAAAAACCCCTGATTCCCTGCGCACGAAAAGGCTTGACAAGTCTCCTCACACGACTCGGGCAGTCTCGAGCGGGACCCTCAATCCTCGGCTCCTGGAGGCTTTCCCGAGGGGTTTCGGGCTCGAAACAGCCCGTTCTCTCCTCACGCCTCATCCGAGCAGGAGATCGGGCTCGAGGGGGCCCTCTCCGGGCCTCGAGAAATCGCGTGGTACCTTTCCTCTCGCCGCATCGATACTGGCAAGACAGGAGGACTCGCGATGCTCGAAGTCGGGACCCGTCGAAGTGAGCTGTCCGCTCTGGGCAATGAGAATCTGTTGCTGGAACTCTCGAAGCTCGCCCGCGAGGATGGGCGGATCCTCGTGGAGATTCTGCTGCACCTGAGCGAGGTGGAGAGAAGGAGGCTCCACGTGGATCGCGGCTATCGCTCGCTCTTCGCCTACTGCACCGGCAAGCTCGGCTGGTCGGAGTCGGAGGCGGGACGCCGGATTGCCGTGGCGCGAGCGATGACTCAGTTCCCCGCGATCGGCGAGCTCCTGCTCTCCGGGAAAGTCCACCTGAGCGGTGTGGCGCATGTCGCCCCGCTTCTCACCGGGGAGAACCACGCGTCGTTGCTCGAGCGGATCAGCAGGGCATCTCGCCGGGAGATCGAGACGATCGCCGCCGAGCTCCGGCCCGCCCGCCGGACGAGGGACGGACTGCGAGCCCTCGGCCGCCTCGGGACCGAGGGCGCGCCGGCGACGGCCTCGCCGGAGAAGAACCGTGCCCAGGCCGCATCACGTCCCAGCAGTGGGTTGCAAGCCGGA is a window of Deltaproteobacteria bacterium DNA encoding:
- a CDS encoding DUF222 domain-containing protein, which translates into the protein MLEVGTRRSELSALGNENLLLELSKLAREDGRILVEILLHLSEVERRRLHVDRGYRSLFAYCTGKLGWSESEAGRRIAVARAMTQFPAIGELLLSGKVHLSGVAHVAPLLTGENHASLLERISRASRREIETIAAELRPARRTRDGLRALGRLGTEGAPATASPEKNRAQAASRPSSGLQAGRTESEGEAKPKPSAVRTATASGPRAEAAESEDQGRLWPRNATGEFTPTGGSDSSTGTQLGEA